Proteins encoded within one genomic window of Polycladomyces zharkentensis:
- a CDS encoding zinc-dependent alcohol dehydrogenase — protein sequence MWELYLNKPHDMVLRKVERQPPLKDDEVKIQLIYGGICGSDLRVFKGNLKHASYPIRAGHEVLGRVVEKGKDVKYEIGTRVVLLPNTFCGECDLCSAGKTNICRHKKSLGINTDGGFIEELIVPSKYVLPIPDDVPDNKAILIEPFAVIVHAFKKVNIMKDRSVAIVGCGNEGMLAAVLAHYLGAHVTAMDINPAKLEMVRNLGDIRTAHPNEINGETFDIVIEAAGTRQSIERGLQMVNPGGEMVLIGMTQEASFPVTHFVRNELTLYGSIIYHYPSDFLQSIEYLRDHRFNVNDIISRIVPFTKFREAYEWALSGDYGKILLDFRGGCDG from the coding sequence ATGTGGGAGCTATACCTGAACAAGCCACATGATATGGTGTTAAGAAAGGTTGAAAGACAACCTCCTCTAAAAGATGATGAAGTGAAAATCCAGTTAATCTATGGAGGGATTTGCGGCTCGGATCTTCGCGTTTTCAAAGGGAACCTGAAGCACGCTTCCTATCCAATCCGGGCTGGTCATGAAGTGTTGGGTCGCGTTGTTGAGAAAGGCAAAGATGTCAAATATGAAATCGGCACGAGAGTGGTTCTTCTACCCAATACATTTTGTGGCGAATGTGATTTGTGCTCAGCCGGAAAAACCAATATCTGCAGGCACAAAAAATCATTGGGGATCAATACCGACGGTGGATTTATCGAAGAGTTGATTGTTCCGTCCAAATATGTTTTGCCGATTCCTGACGATGTACCCGATAACAAAGCGATATTGATTGAACCCTTTGCTGTCATCGTGCATGCGTTCAAAAAAGTCAACATCATGAAAGATCGTTCTGTTGCCATTGTGGGTTGCGGAAATGAGGGCATGCTGGCCGCCGTTTTGGCCCATTATTTGGGGGCGCATGTGACGGCAATGGATATTAACCCGGCAAAACTCGAAATGGTGAGGAATCTGGGGGATATACGAACAGCCCATCCCAATGAAATCAATGGCGAAACCTTTGATATCGTGATCGAAGCGGCCGGAACCAGGCAATCGATTGAACGGGGTTTGCAGATGGTGAATCCCGGAGGGGAAATGGTGCTGATTGGCATGACGCAGGAAGCCAGTTTTCCCGTCACGCATTTTGTCAGAAATGAGCTCACTTTATATGGATCAATTATCTACCATTATCCCTCCGACTTTTTGCAGAGCATTGAGTATCTGCGAGATCACCGCTTCAATGTCAACGATATCATCTCCAGAATCGTGCCATTTACCAAGTTTCGGGAAGCATACGAATGGGCTTTGTCAGGAGATTACGGAAAAATACTCTTGGATTTTAGGGGAGGGTGTGATGGATGA
- the aroD gene encoding type I 3-dehydroquinate dehydratase gives MERTKKVSIRGKSLGTTQPLICTPLVGSDTDQIMSEVAKIRPKEPDMVEWRVDFFKNLGNTTAVIETASKIREALGRIPLLFTIRSEKEGGQPISLTEKEKMQLYAKVCESGNIDLIDCELFHDDEELLWLRQVSKEYDVRLILSYHHFHLTPGYEEILNKLLKAESYGADMAKVAVMPTSTDDVLVLLKATQDAHKQMNIPIITISMGNLGAITRMIGWFFGSSVTFAVGENHSAPGQIPIDDLKTVLKIIQRSAGV, from the coding sequence ATGGAACGAACAAAGAAGGTCTCAATCAGAGGAAAATCCTTGGGAACAACGCAACCGCTCATTTGTACCCCGTTGGTCGGAAGCGATACGGATCAAATCATGTCAGAAGTGGCGAAGATCCGCCCAAAAGAGCCTGACATGGTTGAATGGCGCGTCGATTTTTTCAAGAATCTGGGGAATACGACGGCAGTCATCGAAACAGCGTCCAAGATTCGGGAAGCATTGGGCCGGATTCCGCTTTTGTTTACGATTCGCTCCGAAAAAGAAGGAGGGCAACCGATCTCTTTGACGGAGAAAGAAAAGATGCAATTATATGCAAAAGTATGCGAAAGCGGGAACATCGATCTGATCGACTGCGAACTGTTTCACGATGATGAAGAACTTCTCTGGCTTCGCCAAGTGTCAAAGGAATATGATGTTCGTTTGATCCTGTCGTATCATCATTTTCATCTCACGCCCGGCTATGAAGAAATTCTGAACAAGCTATTGAAAGCGGAATCATATGGGGCAGATATGGCCAAAGTTGCCGTGATGCCAACTTCAACCGATGATGTCTTGGTTTTATTAAAAGCAACGCAAGATGCGCATAAACAGATGAACATCCCGATCATTACCATATCCATGGGGAATTTGGGAGCGATCACTCGTATGATTGGTTGGTTTTTTGGTTCCTCCGTCACCTTTGCAGTGGGTGAAAATCATTCAGCCCCGGGGCAAATTCCGATTGACGATCTCAAAACAGTTCTCAAGATCATTCAAAGGTCAGCAGGTGTGTAA